A genomic segment from Salvia splendens isolate huo1 chromosome 13, SspV2, whole genome shotgun sequence encodes:
- the LOC121761606 gene encoding pectin acetylesterase 7-like has product MNYYDDCFKALSLILSYPIYIVFLNAILYSIQTFAKTNSIHSLFFQSFYQIQPMGKNMMIACFIVLLCTLEVICVKYTLLHSAVPKGAVCLDGTPPAYAYSEGCGDGSTNWLVYLEGGAWCGLEEETCQYRSTTYFGSTGYGLVNKEIPFNAILESDCQLNPDFYNWHKVYVHYCDGSLFMSDVDQVDPTNNLTFRGGRIYNVVMEELLGKGMRNAHNAILAGSSAGGLSTILHCDRFRALFPNTTRVKCISDSGFFIRGEGELAKQSESHFAQVIAANELRSLLPTSCTSKRDPNLCLFAEYLVEDVATPLFILEAAFDMYQIKTNFILTVPGLDRMQWENCSKSLEQCNATEIGIIKDFGPIFKKTLMKLGNSSSRGVFLDSCYLHLHFYSTYNWISAPVLHNKTIQKAIGDWFYDRSTFQEIDNPLYPQNCYRK; this is encoded by the exons ATGAATTATTATGATGACTGCTTCAAAGCTCTCTCTCTCATCCTCTCATATCCCATCTATATAGTCTTCTTAAATGCTATACTGTATTCAATACAAACCTTTGCAAAAACCAACTCTATTCACTCTCTTTTCTTCCAAAGCTTCTACCAAATCCAACCGA TGGGTAAAAATATGATGATCGCTTGCTTCATCGTACTCTTGTGTACACTTGAAGTCATCTGCGTCAAATACACTTTGCTACACTCGGCTGTTCCAAAAGGAGCAG TCTGTCTGGATGGAACTCCACCAGCATATGCCTACAGTGAGGGATGTGGAGATGGATCTACAAACTGGCTCGTTTACTTGGAG GGCGGTGCATGGTGTGGTTTAGAGGAAGAGACATGTCAATATAGGTCAACAACCTATTTTGGAAGCACTGGCTATGGTTTAGTTAATAAAGAGATACCATTCAACGCAATACTTGAATCAGATTGTCAATTGAATCCCG atttCTACAATTGGCATAAAGTTTATGTTCACTACTGTGATGGCTCGTTGTTTATGTCGGACGTCGACCAAGTTGATCCC ACCAACAACCTCACATTCCGAGGTGGGAGGATCTATAATGTTGTAATGGAGGAGCTGCTTGGCAAAGGAATGAGAAATGCCCACAAT gCTATCTTGGCGGGTTCTTCAGCAGGTGGATTGAGCACAATCCTACATTGTGATAGATTCCGAGCCCTCTTTCCGAATACCACAAGAGTCAAGTGTATATCGGATAGTGGTTTTTTTATACGAgg GGAAGGTGAATTGGCAAAACAATCAGAAAGCCATTTTGCTCAAGTGATTGCAGCAAAT GAACTTAGATCATTACTGCCTACATCATGCACATCTAAGAGGGACCCCAATTTG TGTCTCTTCGCTGAGTATTTGGTTGAAGATGTTGCCACTCCACTCTTTATACTTGAAGCTGCTTTTGATATGTACCAG ATTAAAACCAACTTCATATTAACTGTTCCTGGCCTGGATCGAATGCAATGGGAAAATTGTTCAAAAAGCCTGGAACAGTGCAATGCTACAGAAATAGGAATCATAAAGG ATTTTGGACCTATTTTCAAGAAGACATTAATGAAGCTCGGTAACTCTTCGAGCAGAGGGGTATTTTTGGATTCGTGCTATCTTCATCTGCATTTCTATTCAACATATAATTGGATATCCGCACCAGTACTTCACAACAAA ACCATACAAAAAGCTATTGGTGATTGGTTCTATGATCGAAGTACATTTCAAGAGATAGATAATCCTTTATATCCACAAAATTGTTATCGTAAATAG